In Clostridium sp., one DNA window encodes the following:
- a CDS encoding ribulose-phosphate 3-epimerase codes for MIKVIKNDINISASVSCMDLCNLKKSMLEVEQSEVSFYHFDVVDGKFNSCFILGEPTLRSMRRETNLPVEVHLAVYEPEKFIKAYASAGADYIAVHYEAVGDFEKIFDMIRRYGAEPVLAYKASTAPGDDFISLAGEAAWILKLTVNPGFPGQKMQEDAAVHIEQMRRMLNRAGLKTGIQADGNINENTIPSVVRAGADMMTGGTSGLFLKDRTVKESCSRMLCVARKYK; via the coding sequence ATGATTAAAGTAATAAAAAATGATATCAATATATCCGCATCTGTCTCCTGTATGGATCTCTGCAATCTGAAAAAGAGCATGCTTGAAGTTGAACAGTCTGAAGTGTCTTTTTATCATTTTGACGTAGTGGACGGGAAATTCAACAGCTGTTTCATACTTGGGGAACCAACGCTTCGGAGCATGAGAAGGGAGACAAATCTACCTGTTGAGGTTCATCTGGCGGTATATGAGCCTGAAAAATTTATAAAAGCCTATGCCTCAGCTGGAGCGGATTATATAGCAGTCCACTATGAGGCCGTAGGGGATTTTGAAAAAATATTTGATATGATTCGCCGTTATGGTGCTGAACCTGTTCTTGCATACAAGGCTTCAACTGCTCCGGGTGACGATTTTATATCTCTTGCAGGAGAAGCGGCCTGGATACTGAAGCTTACAGTAAATCCGGGATTTCCAGGACAAAAAATGCAGGAGGATGCAGCAGTTCATATAGAGCAGATGAGGAGAATGCTAAATAGAGCAGGTCTGAAAACCGGTATCCAGGCGGACGGGAATATTAATGAAAATACGATTCCTTCAGTTGTAAGGGCAGGTGCGGATATGATGACGGGAGGCACTTCCGGCCTCTTTTTAAAAGACCGTACTGTAAAAGAATCATGTTCCAGAATGCTCTGTGTCGCACGAAAATATAAATAG
- a CDS encoding PTS sugar transporter subunit IIC, translated as MEQSPKSSEKIISAIVKFINLKGIIALKDGMLSILPLTIIGSIFLVIGQIPSARFNNWMAGIFGADWTEPFMQVYGGTFEIMGLVACFSIAYNYAKNEGFEPLPAGILSVVSFIITISSYVISDKGEKVTDVISKGWIGGKGMVAAIIIGLVVGATYSWFLKKKIVIKLPDSVPEGVANQFTALIPAAVIMIGSMLIYILFKAAANKTFIEWIYTVLQIPLQGLTDSLPGVIGIAFFISFIWWFGVHGQSIVNGVVTSLLTANAMANQQLFQKTHSLTVSGGAHIVTQQFLDNFIILSGSGITFGLVIAMLFAAKSEQYRSLGKIAIFPTIFNINEPVTFGFPIVLNPIMFIPFFATPVVASLLVYVSIATGFVHPFSGIMLPWSTPAIISGLLVGGWRAALLQIVILITSTLIYFPFFKKQDSITYRKEQELAKQNSKNGIELE; from the coding sequence ATGGAACAATCACCAAAATCAAGCGAAAAAATAATATCAGCTATAGTAAAATTTATTAACCTGAAAGGAATTATTGCATTAAAAGACGGTATGTTAAGCATACTGCCTCTAACAATTATCGGATCGATATTCCTGGTAATCGGGCAAATACCATCTGCAAGATTCAATAATTGGATGGCAGGTATATTTGGTGCTGACTGGACAGAACCGTTTATGCAAGTCTATGGTGGTACCTTTGAAATAATGGGACTGGTTGCTTGCTTCTCAATAGCCTATAATTACGCTAAGAACGAAGGATTTGAGCCATTGCCTGCAGGTATATTATCAGTTGTATCTTTCATAATTACAATCAGTTCATATGTTATCTCTGACAAAGGGGAGAAGGTAACAGACGTTATTTCAAAAGGCTGGATAGGTGGCAAGGGTATGGTTGCAGCTATCATCATCGGACTAGTTGTTGGAGCCACTTATTCATGGTTTCTAAAAAAGAAGATAGTAATCAAACTACCGGATAGTGTTCCGGAGGGTGTGGCCAATCAATTCACCGCCCTGATACCAGCTGCAGTTATAATGATTGGTTCTATGTTAATCTATATTCTATTTAAAGCTGCCGCAAACAAGACTTTTATAGAATGGATTTATACCGTATTGCAGATTCCTTTGCAGGGATTAACAGATTCCTTACCTGGAGTTATAGGAATCGCATTCTTCATTTCTTTCATCTGGTGGTTTGGTGTACATGGTCAGTCAATTGTCAATGGTGTAGTTACCTCGTTATTGACGGCAAACGCCATGGCAAATCAGCAGCTTTTTCAGAAAACCCACAGTTTAACTGTTTCAGGTGGAGCTCACATTGTAACCCAGCAATTTCTTGACAACTTTATAATACTTTCAGGATCTGGAATAACCTTTGGTCTTGTAATTGCAATGCTCTTTGCTGCAAAATCGGAACAATACAGGAGTCTGGGCAAAATCGCCATATTTCCTACCATTTTCAACATCAATGAACCTGTTACCTTCGGATTTCCAATAGTATTAAATCCTATTATGTTCATTCCATTCTTCGCAACACCAGTTGTAGCCAGCCTGTTGGTTTACGTATCCATAGCAACGGGATTTGTTCACCCTTTCTCAGGAATAATGCTGCCTTGGAGTACACCTGCAATTATATCAGGATTGCTGGTTGGAGGTTGGAGAGCTGCTCTGCTGCAGATAGTAATTCTAATAACATCGACATTAATATATTTCCCATTCTTTAAAAAACAGGATTCTATAACATACAGAAAAGAACAGGAGTTAGCCAAGCAGAATTCTAAAAATGGAATAGAACTAGAATAA
- a CDS encoding sigma 54-interacting transcriptional regulator, protein MFREGKVYKSSGRPVLFYASQLKNMKFGESKLSEFVKNNISLKQAVEQLRAAVLYPPNGMNCLILGETGVGKSMFASLMHDYSVEIGVKDKESPFIVFNCADYSNNPQLLTAQLFGVKKGSYTGAEENKVGLIEKADGGILFMDEVHRLPPEGQEALFTFFDTGTFRRVGDSEIRKSDVFIISATTENPESALLKTFTRRIPMIIHIPSLRERTLEERLFLIKSFFKYESIRLNKNIYVSLNTIRAFLSYNCPNNIGQLKSDIQLVCAKAYSEFLTDIKSDVRIFSSSLPGHIKEGLYREKEHRVMWNKFINDDIEFFKFTASSESLSYTNNYDDNSIYDIIEQKLEVLRSRGISSINIENILEKDITKYFEKHINGISEEINKKNLLNILGKDVLNCVDEVVYYVASSFKINLTGNMYTALALHIDNLIKRMTTGKAIVNSQLDKIKKLYPREFQISLEIKKIIEKFIHHSIPEDEAGYLTIFLTPDDNYNRKFAEKVKIILIAHGETTASSMADVSNKLLGEEYVIGVDAPIETSPLKILDKLRKIVKTNLCSSGYFLLVDMGSFTTFGEIIEKEFNVPVKVMSLVSTLHVLEAARKALLGFSLDEIHKEVVSVNSYVNNIKYNKNIKNDKKKIAIITACLTGEGGSVALKSFINKNLKFDNDIFEVVPLNCLNERYFAQCIEKMEREREILFIVSPFHIDVDIKQYSMYDVISMRAVNELQELIDTKTTFLKMNLILKENIDNLDGDVLYKDIVYTLNKISSILSINLKDETIIGVVLHLAFTISHLEKGEAFIEYPNKNELKNKYKKIYEVVNEHIAFLFNKYSVELTDNEICYIVNFLIKN, encoded by the coding sequence TTGTTCAGAGAAGGAAAGGTTTACAAATCCTCCGGGCGTCCGGTTTTGTTTTATGCCTCACAATTGAAGAATATGAAATTCGGGGAATCAAAATTATCCGAATTTGTAAAAAACAATATAAGTTTAAAGCAGGCTGTTGAACAATTAAGGGCAGCTGTATTATATCCTCCAAATGGAATGAATTGTTTGATCCTGGGAGAGACAGGAGTTGGAAAATCCATGTTTGCATCTCTGATGCACGATTATTCAGTTGAGATTGGAGTGAAAGATAAGGAATCTCCATTTATAGTGTTTAATTGTGCAGACTACAGTAACAATCCTCAACTGCTTACCGCCCAACTTTTTGGAGTCAAAAAGGGATCCTATACTGGTGCTGAAGAAAATAAAGTCGGCTTGATTGAAAAAGCAGACGGCGGGATACTTTTCATGGATGAAGTTCACCGATTGCCTCCGGAGGGTCAGGAAGCCCTCTTTACATTTTTTGATACGGGCACTTTTAGACGTGTAGGGGACAGTGAAATTAGAAAATCAGATGTTTTTATTATTTCAGCTACTACAGAAAATCCGGAATCGGCATTATTGAAGACTTTTACAAGGAGAATTCCAATGATTATCCATATTCCCTCGCTCAGGGAAAGAACTCTTGAAGAGCGGCTTTTTCTCATAAAGAGTTTTTTTAAATACGAAAGTATACGTTTAAATAAAAATATATATGTATCATTGAATACTATCAGGGCATTTCTATCATATAATTGTCCAAATAACATCGGACAGCTTAAAAGTGACATACAGCTTGTTTGTGCAAAAGCTTATTCAGAATTTCTGACGGATATAAAATCAGATGTAAGAATTTTCAGCAGTTCTTTACCTGGTCATATTAAAGAAGGACTATACAGAGAGAAAGAACATAGAGTCATGTGGAATAAATTTATAAATGATGATATAGAATTTTTTAAATTTACGGCTTCCAGCGAAAGCTTATCCTATACAAATAATTATGATGATAATAGTATTTATGATATTATTGAGCAAAAGCTGGAGGTACTGAGGTCAAGGGGTATTTCAAGCATCAACATTGAAAATATTCTTGAAAAGGATATTACAAAATACTTTGAAAAGCATATAAATGGGATTTCGGAAGAAATCAACAAAAAAAATTTGCTCAATATCCTGGGAAAGGATGTACTGAACTGTGTTGATGAAGTAGTTTATTATGTAGCCAGCTCTTTTAAAATAAATTTGACAGGCAATATGTATACGGCACTTGCGCTTCATATAGATAATTTGATAAAGAGAATGACTACGGGAAAAGCTATAGTCAATTCGCAATTAGATAAAATAAAAAAATTATATCCAAGGGAATTTCAGATATCACTTGAAATAAAGAAAATAATAGAAAAGTTCATTCATCATTCAATACCCGAAGATGAAGCAGGATATCTGACTATATTCCTGACTCCAGATGATAATTACAATCGTAAATTTGCGGAAAAGGTAAAAATTATACTGATAGCACATGGTGAAACAACGGCAAGTTCCATGGCAGATGTTTCAAACAAGCTTTTGGGTGAGGAATATGTAATTGGAGTCGATGCTCCAATAGAAACCAGTCCTTTAAAAATATTAGACAAATTGAGGAAGATAGTGAAAACGAATCTTTGCTCCAGTGGATACTTTTTACTCGTTGATATGGGATCATTTACAACCTTTGGTGAAATAATAGAAAAGGAATTTAATGTACCGGTAAAAGTCATGTCACTTGTTTCAACCCTGCATGTTCTTGAAGCTGCAAGAAAAGCACTGCTGGGGTTTTCACTGGATGAAATTCATAAAGAAGTGGTTTCTGTAAATTCATATGTAAACAATATCAAGTATAATAAAAATATTAAAAATGATAAAAAGAAAATAGCTATTATAACAGCATGTTTAACAGGAGAGGGAGGCTCTGTTGCTCTTAAAAGTTTTATCAACAAGAATCTTAAATTTGATAATGATATTTTCGAAGTTGTACCTCTGAACTGTTTGAATGAAAGGTACTTTGCCCAATGTATAGAAAAAATGGAGAGAGAAAGAGAAATTTTATTTATTGTTTCACCTTTTCATATTGATGTTGATATAAAGCAGTATAGCATGTATGATGTAATAAGCATGAGAGCTGTAAACGAGCTTCAGGAGCTTATTGATACAAAGACAACTTTTCTTAAAATGAATCTTATTCTAAAAGAAAATATAGATAATCTTGACGGGGACGTCCTATATAAGGACATAGTATATACTTTAAATAAAATATCATCAATACTATCCATTAATTTGAAAGATGAAACGATCATAGGAGTTGTACTTCATCTGGCATTTACAATAAGCCATTTGGAAAAGGGGGAAGCTTTTATTGAATATCCAAATAAGAATGAATTAAAGAACAAATATAAAAAGATTTATGAAGTAGTAAATGAGCATATTGCATTTCTGTTTAATAAATATTCTGTTGAATTAACAGATAATGAAATCTGTTATATAGTCAATTTTCTCATAAAGAATTAA
- a CDS encoding DeoR/GlpR family DNA-binding transcription regulator gives MTDRHKKLLKIVTDNKCIEVSRLSELLNVSQVTIRKDLSILEEKGLLHRKHGYAVINSSDDINSRLAVNYDTKKKIAELASELVSDGETVMIESGSCCALLAEELAYNKKDITIITNSVFIASHVREAPLARIILLGGEYQMESQVLVGPLAREGVKNFFVDKLFVGTDGYNPKVGFTGKDLMRTETVKTMAQNVDKVVVLTESSKFFQQGVVVQFDTAEVDCVITDNKIPQHILELLKEYKIDVLRAIL, from the coding sequence ATGACTGACAGACATAAAAAGCTCCTTAAAATAGTGACCGACAACAAATGTATTGAGGTCAGCAGGTTGTCAGAACTTTTGAATGTATCACAGGTGACTATACGCAAGGACTTGAGTATATTGGAGGAAAAGGGACTGCTGCACAGGAAGCATGGATATGCCGTTATAAACTCAAGTGATGACATCAACAGCAGGCTGGCTGTTAATTATGATACAAAGAAAAAAATAGCAGAACTGGCATCAGAGCTTGTCTCAGATGGAGAAACAGTTATGATTGAATCCGGTTCCTGCTGTGCACTGCTTGCAGAGGAACTTGCTTACAATAAAAAAGACATAACCATAATTACAAATTCTGTTTTTATAGCTTCACATGTAAGAGAGGCTCCTCTGGCAAGAATTATACTGCTGGGCGGGGAGTATCAGATGGAGTCACAAGTTCTGGTGGGACCGCTTGCCAGGGAGGGTGTAAAAAACTTTTTTGTAGATAAATTGTTTGTAGGAACTGATGGATATAATCCCAAAGTCGGATTTACAGGAAAGGATCTCATGCGTACAGAAACAGTAAAAACCATGGCTCAAAATGTAGACAAGGTAGTTGTACTAACCGAATCCTCAAAATTTTTTCAGCAGGGAGTTGTTGTTCAGTTTGATACAGCGGAAGTAGATTGTGTAATAACAGACAATAAAATTCCACAGCATATTTTGGAACTTTTGAAAGAATATAAAATAGATGTTCTAAGAGCTATTTTATAA
- a CDS encoding PTS sugar transporter subunit IIB — protein MIKIALFCAAGMSTSVLVTKMEKTAKKKGLGVAIAAFPESQMSKHLDGVSVVLLGPQIKFVFEKAKKICNPLNIPVAVISSIDYGMMNGEKVLNDALKLIDNQ, from the coding sequence ATGATTAAAATTGCATTATTTTGTGCAGCAGGTATGTCAACAAGTGTACTGGTAACAAAAATGGAGAAGACAGCAAAAAAGAAAGGTCTGGGTGTAGCAATAGCAGCATTTCCTGAATCCCAGATGTCAAAACACCTGGATGGAGTATCCGTAGTTTTACTCGGTCCGCAAATCAAATTTGTATTTGAAAAGGCAAAAAAAATATGCAATCCTCTGAATATCCCAGTTGCTGTTATTTCATCAATAGATTATGGAATGATGAACGGAGAAAAAGTTTTGAATGATGCATTGAAATTAATTGACAATCAATAA
- a CDS encoding glycyl radical protein has product MGNFGELTDRMKDFREELLNARSNVCVERAVLVTQSYRKHADKPMILKRALCLENILENMSIFIEPQTLIAGNQASTNRSAPIFPEYAMDWVVEELDEFEKRPGDRFYITEKNKKVLKDMSGFWYHNTLKDRGLAAMPEDSRIFYDLGIIKAEGNITSGDGHIAVNYGNVLRLGLMDYKKKVEDKLNNLDLTDYRNLRKSYFYKAIFIVVDAVKNFAKRYANLALEMAESEVNLRRKKELFEMSDILNKVPYQPAESFKEAVQSIWLIHLCLQIESNGHSVSYGRMDQYLYPYYKRDIEKGLISEDEACELLVNLWLKTFTINKIRSWSHTRFSAGSPLYQNVTVGGQTPDKKDAVNSLSYMILKSVAQTKLPQPNLTVRYHSGLDDDFMKQCIEVVRLGFGMPAFNNDEIIIPSFVEKGVSEKDAYNYSAIGCVEVAVPGKWGYRCTGMSFLNFPKSLLIALNDGVDLESGIKVCNGTGHFKNMMSFDQVMKAWDKIIQEFTKHSVIIDNCVDTVLENTTADVLCSTLTEDCIERGLTIKEGGAVYDFISDLQVGIANLGDSLAAIKKCVFEDRILTPEELWNALVNNFEGEDNIRVQNILINNAPKYGNDDDYVDIILKKAYDKYIDEISKYKNTRFGRGPIGGVYYAGTSSISANVPQGASTPATPDGRKAGEPLAEGCSPSHAMDKNGPTSVFKSVSKLSTDRITGGVLLNQKITPQMLSKEESRLKLIYLIRTFFDRLKGFHVQYNVVSRETLVDAQKHPEDHRDLIVRVAGYSAFFNVLSKQTQDDIIERTEQVL; this is encoded by the coding sequence ATGGGTAATTTTGGAGAACTAACAGACAGAATGAAGGATTTTCGTGAAGAACTGCTTAATGCCAGATCGAATGTATGTGTTGAAAGGGCAGTACTTGTGACACAAAGCTACAGGAAACATGCTGATAAGCCTATGATTTTGAAAAGGGCACTGTGCCTGGAGAATATATTGGAAAATATGAGTATATTCATAGAACCGCAGACGCTGATTGCAGGGAACCAGGCGTCAACCAACCGTTCTGCACCTATATTTCCTGAGTATGCCATGGACTGGGTTGTTGAGGAACTTGATGAATTTGAAAAAAGACCCGGTGACAGGTTCTATATTACGGAGAAAAATAAAAAGGTACTGAAGGATATGTCGGGTTTCTGGTATCACAATACGCTGAAGGATAGAGGACTTGCAGCCATGCCTGAAGACAGCAGAATTTTTTATGATCTTGGAATCATAAAGGCAGAAGGCAATATTACGTCAGGAGATGGTCACATAGCTGTGAATTACGGCAATGTGCTGAGGCTTGGACTGATGGATTATAAGAAAAAAGTCGAGGACAAGCTAAATAATCTTGACTTGACAGACTATAGAAACTTGAGAAAATCCTATTTTTACAAAGCTATTTTCATTGTAGTAGATGCGGTTAAAAATTTTGCAAAGCGTTATGCAAATCTTGCACTTGAAATGGCAGAGAGTGAAGTGAATTTGAGAAGGAAAAAGGAACTCTTTGAAATGTCAGACATTTTGAATAAGGTTCCATATCAACCAGCAGAAAGCTTCAAGGAGGCAGTGCAGTCAATATGGCTGATTCATCTCTGCCTGCAGATAGAATCCAACGGGCATTCAGTATCTTATGGAAGGATGGATCAATATCTTTATCCATACTATAAGAGAGATATTGAAAAAGGTTTGATTTCAGAAGATGAAGCATGTGAACTGCTTGTAAATCTATGGCTTAAAACGTTCACAATAAACAAGATAAGAAGCTGGTCACATACAAGATTTAGTGCAGGTAGTCCGCTGTACCAGAATGTAACTGTAGGAGGGCAGACTCCAGATAAGAAAGATGCTGTAAACTCACTGAGCTACATGATTTTGAAAAGTGTTGCACAGACAAAACTGCCTCAGCCTAATCTCACGGTACGCTATCATAGTGGACTGGATGATGATTTCATGAAACAGTGTATTGAGGTTGTCAGGCTTGGTTTTGGAATGCCTGCTTTCAACAATGATGAAATAATAATTCCTTCATTTGTAGAAAAAGGTGTATCCGAAAAAGATGCCTACAATTACAGTGCAATTGGATGTGTAGAAGTTGCCGTACCTGGAAAGTGGGGTTATCGCTGCACTGGCATGAGCTTCCTGAATTTCCCCAAATCCCTTTTGATTGCATTGAATGACGGAGTTGATCTGGAATCAGGGATTAAAGTATGTAATGGAACAGGGCATTTTAAAAATATGATGTCCTTCGATCAGGTCATGAAAGCATGGGATAAGATAATTCAGGAATTCACAAAGCACAGTGTAATTATAGATAATTGTGTAGATACGGTGCTGGAGAATACTACAGCAGATGTACTTTGTTCGACCTTGACAGAGGACTGCATTGAAAGAGGACTTACTATAAAGGAAGGTGGAGCAGTATATGATTTCATAAGTGATCTTCAGGTAGGTATTGCCAATTTGGGAGATTCTCTTGCAGCTATCAAGAAGTGTGTATTTGAAGACAGGATTCTGACGCCTGAAGAGCTGTGGAATGCTCTTGTAAATAATTTTGAAGGAGAAGATAACATTAGAGTACAGAATATTCTAATAAATAATGCACCTAAATATGGAAATGATGATGATTATGTAGATATTATCCTCAAAAAAGCATATGATAAATATATCGATGAAATAAGCAAGTATAAAAACACCAGATTTGGACGGGGACCAATTGGAGGAGTATACTATGCAGGCACGTCTTCCATTTCTGCAAATGTACCACAGGGAGCATCGACTCCAGCAACCCCTGATGGAAGAAAAGCTGGTGAACCACTTGCTGAAGGATGTTCACCATCGCATGCAATGGATAAGAACGGACCTACATCAGTATTCAAGTCAGTCTCAAAATTATCCACGGACAGGATTACAGGTGGAGTACTGCTGAATCAGAAAATTACTCCTCAAATGCTGTCAAAAGAGGAATCCAGACTTAAATTGATCTATTTGATAAGAACTTTCTTCGATCGTCTGAAGGGTTTTCACGTGCAGTACAATGTGGTATCCAGGGAAACTCTTGTAGATGCACAGAAACATCCTGAGGATCACAGGGATCTCATTGTACGTGTTGCAGGTTACAGTGCCTTTTTCAATGTACTGTCAAAGCAGACGCAGGATGATATTATTGAAAGAACAGAACAGGTTCTGTAA
- a CDS encoding Gfo/Idh/MocA family protein, producing the protein MDRLSNSVNFAIAGFGGIARTHALGAYMGNMNFPLEYSLNLKSIVTRRPMDFTVGRVENFINMDEVLSDRNIDFIDICTPNNSHLEILKKAVEAGKSVYCEKPLSSCMEDSIEMEKLVRKNKLKNAVALIYRYMPAVRLIKTAIQRQIIGDIIDFKVKLYHKSYLNPLKKGSWRTKQSSGGGALVDLGVHLIDMIHFTLGRIREVNCDTRVFFKDRTDVDEIAFCRMNMENGARGTLEVSRIFAQEDEPTTYTLYGTKGSIKMSSDSPYFMEFYDYKANRVERISSIQDAPVSGYYPGERQSLGFHQDCHTACIVNFADSIFNGRDSGNIATFKDSLDSETVIDTCYRSDREKRTIEVDYR; encoded by the coding sequence ATGGATAGATTGTCGAACAGTGTCAATTTCGCTATAGCTGGATTTGGGGGAATTGCAAGGACTCATGCACTAGGAGCATATATGGGAAATATGAATTTCCCTCTTGAGTACAGCTTGAATTTAAAGAGTATTGTAACGAGAAGACCTATGGATTTTACAGTAGGAAGAGTGGAAAACTTTATAAATATGGATGAGGTGCTGAGTGACAGGAATATCGATTTTATAGACATATGTACTCCAAACAATTCACACCTTGAAATTTTGAAAAAAGCTGTGGAAGCAGGAAAATCCGTATATTGCGAGAAGCCTCTTTCCTCTTGCATGGAAGACTCGATTGAAATGGAGAAGCTTGTCAGAAAGAACAAGCTGAAAAACGCAGTTGCCCTAATATACAGATACATGCCTGCTGTCAGGCTTATAAAAACTGCCATACAAAGACAGATCATTGGAGATATAATCGACTTCAAGGTGAAGCTGTACCATAAAAGTTATCTTAATCCTTTAAAAAAAGGAAGCTGGAGGACAAAACAGTCTTCAGGGGGTGGAGCACTTGTGGATCTTGGAGTACATCTTATTGATATGATCCATTTTACACTTGGCAGGATAAGAGAAGTGAATTGTGATACGAGAGTGTTTTTCAAGGACAGAACTGATGTGGATGAGATAGCCTTCTGCAGGATGAACATGGAGAATGGAGCAAGGGGAACTCTTGAAGTATCAAGAATTTTTGCACAGGAGGATGAACCTACCACCTATACTCTGTATGGTACGAAAGGTTCTATAAAGATGAGTTCGGATAGTCCCTATTTCATGGAATTTTATGATTACAAAGCAAACAGGGTGGAGAGGATATCTTCTATTCAGGATGCTCCAGTATCAGGTTATTATCCTGGAGAACGGCAGTCTCTTGGATTTCATCAGGACTGCCATACAGCATGCATAGTCAATTTTGCAGACAGTATATTCAATGGACGGGATAGCGGCAATATAGCAACATTTAAAGATTCATTGGATTCAGAAACAGTAATTGATACATGCTATAGATCTGACAGGGAAAAACGTACTATAGAAGTAGATTATAGATAA
- a CDS encoding glycyl-radical enzyme activating protein, which yields MKDIKACIFNIQKYSIHDGPGIRTVVFFKGCPLRCIWCSNPESQNREIEISHNRSSCIKCLKCIHCCNKNAIYLENDTIKIDNKKCVSCFDCINICPKNALKKEGSHLTLDYVFKEVLKDKVFYEESNGGVTLSGGEVLLQHEFASELLKLLRSENIHTAIETEGYAPNKIFSKFIDNVDLLLFDIKHYDRQKHFKATAVYNDIILENLQTALNRKKDIIIRIPVIPGINSDLENAANFCNLFRTLGVSRINLLPFHQFGQNKYEMLGRNYKLKDIPPLHEEDLMEYKKIFIRNGFDCWF from the coding sequence ATAAAAGATATAAAGGCCTGTATTTTCAACATTCAAAAATACAGTATACACGATGGTCCGGGAATAAGAACCGTTGTATTCTTCAAGGGATGTCCTCTAAGATGCATATGGTGTTCCAATCCAGAATCGCAAAATAGGGAAATTGAAATATCCCATAATAGATCAAGCTGCATAAAGTGCTTGAAATGTATTCACTGTTGCAATAAAAACGCAATATATCTGGAAAATGATACTATAAAAATAGACAATAAAAAATGTGTTTCATGCTTTGATTGCATAAATATATGTCCTAAAAATGCGCTAAAAAAAGAAGGCTCCCATTTGACTCTCGATTACGTATTTAAAGAAGTTCTAAAAGACAAAGTATTTTATGAGGAGTCAAATGGAGGCGTGACACTGTCTGGAGGGGAAGTACTGCTGCAGCATGAATTCGCATCAGAACTCCTGAAGCTCCTCAGATCAGAAAACATACACACTGCAATTGAAACTGAAGGATATGCCCCAAACAAGATTTTTTCTAAATTTATAGACAATGTGGATTTGCTCTTGTTCGATATAAAACACTATGACAGGCAAAAACATTTTAAAGCTACGGCTGTGTACAACGATATAATTCTGGAGAATCTTCAAACTGCCCTTAACAGGAAAAAGGATATCATCATACGTATTCCCGTTATACCTGGAATCAATTCGGATCTGGAAAATGCAGCAAATTTCTGTAACCTGTTTAGAACTCTGGGAGTATCCAGAATAAACCTGCTGCCCTTTCACCAGTTCGGCCAGAATAAATACGAAATGCTTGGCAGAAACTACAAATTAAAGGATATCCCTCCCCTGCACGAAGAGGATTTGATGGAATACAAAAAAATATTCATCAGAAATGGTTTTGACTGCTGGTTTTAG
- a CDS encoding PTS lactose/cellobiose transporter subunit IIA — MEVEQIVMQLIVNSGEARAYAYDALEKAKEGKYKESDELMDKANDVIDKTHNIQTSLLQKEASGDEMKISILFVHAQDHLMTAISEKNLIGQIIELRKAINPLLKK, encoded by the coding sequence ATGGAAGTAGAACAAATTGTAATGCAACTCATAGTAAATTCAGGTGAAGCTCGAGCTTATGCATACGATGCACTGGAAAAAGCAAAGGAAGGTAAATATAAGGAATCCGATGAGTTAATGGACAAAGCAAATGATGTTATAGACAAAACTCACAATATACAAACTTCCTTGCTGCAAAAAGAAGCATCAGGTGACGAAATGAAAATCTCAATATTATTTGTACATGCTCAGGACCACTTAATGACCGCAATATCGGAAAAAAACCTTATTGGCCAGATAATTGAATTAAGAAAAGCAATTAATCCTTTACTAAAAAAGTAG